CGGCACGCTGCGGCGGCTCGCGCCGTGAAAGCCGTCGCAGCCGGCGATGAAGTCGCAGCGCAGCGTGCGCGCGACGCCGTCCTGGGTGAAGTCCACCGCCGGCGACGTGCCGTCGAAGCCGCGCGGAGCGACGTCGGCCGCCTCGTAGACCGTGACCAGCCCGGCGGCGGCGCGGGCGGCCATCAGGTCGCGCGTCACCTCGGTCTGCCCGTACACCGTGACGCGGCTGCCGCCGGTGAGCGCGTGCAGGTCGATGCGATGGCGCCGGCCCTCGAACAGGAGCTCGATGCCGTCGTGCGGCAGGCCGTCGCGGTGCGCCGTGGCGCCGACGCCGGCCCGGTCGAGCAGGTCCAGGGTGGTCTGCTCCAGCACGCCGGCGCGGATGCGGCCGAGCACGTAGTCCGCGCTCTGGCGCTCGAGGATGACGTTGTCGATGCCGGCGCCGTGGAGCAGCTGGCCGAGCAGCAGTCCGGCCGGGCCGGCGCCGATGATGGCAACCTGGGTGCGCATGGTGGGGTGTCTCCGTTCGATCTGGACCCGCGACCTTAGGCCCATCGTCCCCTGGCCGTGCGTCGCGGTGCCGGGTTTTGCGCGATCACCGGAGCGCTTGCGCGATGATCGCGCAATGACCATCTCCCCCGCCGATCTCATCGCCGGCATGGCCAAGGGCATGGCGGTGCTCGAGAGCTTCGACACGCAGCGCCAGCGCCTCAACGCCACGCTGGCCGCGGAGCGCGCAGGCCTCACGCGCGCCGCCGCGCGCCGCCACCTGCTCACGCTCGCCCACCTGGGTTACCTGGAGACCGACGGCAGCCATTTCTGGCTCTCGTCCAAGGTGCTGCGCTTCTCGGGCAGCTACCTGGCGTCGGCCCGCCTGCCCCGCGTGGTCCAGCCCGCGCTCGACCACCTCACCGCGCTGACCAGCCAGGCGTGCTCGGTGGTCGTGCTCGACGGCCGCGAGGTCGTGATCGTCGCGCGCAGCGGCCACCCCGGCCCGGCCGGTCGGGTGACCGCCTACGGCCTGCACCTGGGCGCGCGCCTGCCCGCCCACGCCACATCGACCGGCCACGTGCTGCTCGCGGCCCTGCCGCGCGATGCGCTGGCCACCTGGCTGGACGGCGCCACCCTGTCGCGCCTGACCCTGCACACGCCCACCCGCGCGCCGGCGCTGCGCCGCGCGCTGGCGCAGGCGCGTCGACAGGACTGGAGCCTGGCCAGCGAACTGCACGAGATCGGCGTGCACGCGCTCGCCGTGCCCCTGCGCGACGCGCAGGGCCGGACCGTGGCGGCGCTCAACGCCGTGGCCCCCGGCGCGCCGGACGACCTCGATCGCTGGCGGGAGCGCCTGCTGCCGCGCCTCGTCAGCGCGGCACGCGACCTGCGCGGCCTGCTCTGAGGTCGCGGATCCGAAGGGCCGTGACGCCGCACGGCGTGACGCCGCCAGGACCTCAGGTCCCGGGCATCCGCTTGACGGCCGCCAGCGCCGCCTTCAGGTTCGCCGCCGCGCGCCGCTGGCGCAGCTTCACCAGCAGCAGCGCCAGACCGATGCGGGTGCCCACCGACATCAGCGCGATCAGCAGGCCGACCCGGATCACCTCGCGCTCGCGTTCCTGCGCGACGCCCTGGCGTTCCTGCAGCAGGGTGCGCTCGGCCGTGCCGACCAGGGCGACCTCGCGGCGCACGTCGTCCATCAGGTCCTTGCCGACGTTGCTGGCGATGTCGGTGGCGGCGACCCGGAAGCCGGCGGCGCGCCGCAGCACGATGGTCCGCCCGAGCTCGGCGAGCTTGTCGTCCACCAGCATGCCGAGCCGGCCGATGCGGATCGACTGCGTCTCGCTCTCCGCGGTGAGTTCGCGCAGGTGCGCCAGGGTGGGCGTCAGGGCCGTGACGGCTTCCTGGTAGGGCTTGAGGTAGCTCTCGTCGCCGGTGATGACGAAGCCGCGCTGCCCGGTCTCGGCGTCCTGCAGCGAGATGAACAGCTGGTTGAGCGTGGCGATCACCTGGTGCGTCTGCTCGATGCGCTCCCGGCCGACGGCGATCTCGGTGTGCAGGTTGTGCGAGAGGTAGGCCCCCACCAGGATCACCATGGTCATGGGCACGGAAGAGACCACCGACCACAGCACGACGCGCCGGGGCGGCACCGGCAGGCGCCACCTCGGTCGCCAGGCGGGGCGCATCGACGCCAGGCTCGGGCGGCGCCAGTGCGGCCACCACGTCGGACGCGGAGACGGGGCGGCATGGGGGAGGACGGCCATGGGGTGGGGATCGATCGGACGCTTCGGGAGGAAGCACCGATGCTGGGAGCACGCCCCCGGCCCGCACGACGGCCACGCCCGTCAGGCGGCGTAGGTGCAGCCGCCCAAGCGCCGTGTGGGCGCCGTCGTCCGCCTCAGTCGGCCTTCACGCCGGCCGTGCGGATGACCGTCGCCCATTTGGCCGTCTCCGCGGCGATGAAGGCATCGAATTCCCGGGGCGTGCTGCCGGCCGGGAAGGTGCCCATCGCGTCGAGCTTCGCGCGCGTGTCGTCGCTGCGGATGATGGCGGCGACCTCCTCCGACATGCGCCGCACGATCTCTGGCGGCGTGCCCGCCGGCGCCAGCATGCCGGCCCAGGTGCTGCCGGTGAAGCCCGCGAAGCCCTGCTCGATGAAGGTCGGCACGTCCGGCACCGCCGCCAGCCTTCGCTCGCCGGCCACGCCGATCAGCCGGACCTTGCCGGCGCGCGCCTGCGCGATCAGGCCGGTGGGCGCGTCGAGGAACAGCTGGATCTGTCCGCCCATCAGGTCGGTCAGCGCCGGCACCGCGCCGCGGTACGGGATGTGGGTCATGTACGTCCGCGTCAGCGACTTCCACAGTTCGGTCGTCAGGTGCGCCGCCGAGCCGTTGCCCGACGAGCCGAAGCTGACCTTGCCGGGGTTGGCGCGCGCGTAGTCGATCAGTTCGCGCCCGGTCTTGAAGGGCGCGTCGTTGTTGACGGCCGCCAGCAACGGCGACACGCCCATGAGCGACACGCCGGTCAGGTCCTTTTGCGGGTCGTAGGGCAGCTTCGCGTAGAGCGTGGTGTTGGCCGCGTAGGCCGCGATCACGACGCCGAAGGTGGCGCCGTCCGGGGCCGCCTTGGCGAGGGCGTCGACCCCGATCAGGCCGTTGGCACCCGGCCGGTTGTCGATCACCACCGGCTGGCCCAGGCGCTGCTGCAGGCCGACCTGCACCAGCCGGGCCATCTGGTCGGTGAAGCCCCCGGGCGTATAGGGCACGATGATCCGGATCGGCCGCGACGGCCAGGCGCCCTGGGCGAAGGACGGGGCCGAGAGCGTGGCGCAGGCGGCGCAGGCGGCGAGGTGGAAGCGGCGGCGGGACGGCGAGGTCGGTTGCATTCGGATGGGAGGGTCTGTGGGCGATCTCCCATTCTGGGAGCCCGTCGCGTGCCGTTCCGTCGGGGTTTGCCCCTGCGCGGGCACCTGGGGGACAGGCCCCGGCGGGCGGCGCCGGCCGGTGCTGCCTATGATGGACCGGGCCTCGGCGCGCCGCCGCGCCCCGTCGCCGCCATCGGGCCAGCGCCCCCGCGTCGGCGCCCGGCCCCACCCTCTTTTCTCCACCGCTTTCGAGGACCCCGCCATGACCCTCCCGACCACCCGCCTGGGCCGCACCGGCCTGACCGTCTCGCGCCTCGCGCTGGGCACCATGACCTTCGGCCTGCAGACCGACGAGGCGGTCTCGCACCGCATCCTCGACACCGCCGCCGACGCCGGCATCGACTTCCTCGACACGGCCGACGTCTACCCGCTGGGCGGCACGCTGGAGACCATCGGCCGCACCGAGGAGATCATCGGCCGCTGGCTCAAGGCCCGTGGCCCGGCCGCGCGCGGCGATTTCGTCATCGCGACCAAGGCGGTCGGCAAGGTCGGTCCGCGCGCCTGGGACCAGGGCGCCTCGCGCAAGCACCTGCTCGACGCCGTCGATCGCTCGCTCGCGCGGCTGCAGACCGACCACGTCGATCTCTACCAGCTGCACAGCGACGACCGCGAGACGCCGCTGGACGAGACCATCGAGGCGCTCGACGTCATCGTGAAGTCGGGCCGGGCGCGCTACGTGGGCGTGTCGAACTACCTGGCCTACCGCCTGGCGCGCGCGCTGGGCCGCTCCGACGTGCTGCGGCTGACGCGCTTCGTCTCGGTGCAGCCGCGCTACAGCCTGCTGTTCCGCGAGATCGAGCGCGAGCTGCTGCCCCTGGCGGTCGAGGAAGGACTGGGCGTGATCCCGTACAACCCGCTCGCCGGCGGCCTGCTCACCGGCAAGTACCGCAGCGGCGCCGCTCCCGAGGCCGGCACGCGCTTCACGCTCGGCACGGCCGGCGGCATGTACCAGTCGCGCTACTGGAAGGAGCGCGAGTTCGAGACCGTGGAGCGCCTGCAGGGGCTGGCCGACGAGGCCGGCGTGCCGCTCGCCACCCTGGCGGTGGCCTGGGTGATGGCCAACCCGGCCATCACCGCGCCGCTGCTCGGCGCGAGCCGGCCCGAGCAGCTCGCGGCCACGGTCGCGGCCGCCCATTACCAGCTCGACGCGGACCTGAAGCAGAAACTCGACGACGCGACGGCCGACTTCCGCAAGGGCGACGCGACGCGCTAACTGCACCAGAAACGTGCACTTTTGTCCCCGCAAAACGGGGACAAGCATGTGGACAAAGTTGTGGGTTGTGGGCGGAATCGTTGCTGGGCGTGGCTTCCGGCACGGTGCTCACGAAGTAGGCACATCGCCTGACATCGGGCGGTCCGGGCCGGTTCGCCGACCGTCCCACGGGTGCGACATCTCAGGACCGGTCGGGTCGGTTCGTGGGCATTGGCGGCACCGGGCCGCGACGGCCGAGGACCCACCGCCGGCGTCCATGGCCGTCGAGACTGAATGAAAAACGAGATCGACCGCCTAAACTGACAAGAAAATGGGATTCCTGACAGAAAAATGAGGTCCGTCGGCTACGCGTTCGTTCGGGAGGCCTTGGCGCTGGCGGTGTTCGCACCGGCACGGCCGGCGAGCGTGCGGCCGGTGACGCGGCTCGAACGGGGACCCGACGCCCTCGCGGTGCCGGCCCATGTCGCGCCATCGGGCGACGAGCCGCTCTCGCACCTGCTCTTCGCCATCAAGCACGAGGGCATCGACCTGCAGATCCTGGCCAAGGCCCTGCCCCGCATCCCCCCGGAAGCCATGCAGGCCGAACTGCGCTCGGCGCCCAACGGCCAGTACATCCGCGTCGCATGCCATCTCTGGGAAGCCTTCGCCGGTCGGTCGCTGGGCGAGCGGCCGGACATCACGGCGCGCTATGTCGATGTGTTCGACCCGTCGCGCTACGTCACGGGGCCGTCCCGGCGCGATGCGCGCTGGCGCGTCAACTTCAACGGCCTGGGGTCGCTGCGCTACTGCGTGAACGTCGAACGCACGCCGGCCCTGGAGGCCG
This genomic stretch from Comamonadaceae bacterium OTU4NAUVB1 harbors:
- a CDS encoding CHASE3 domain-containing protein — encoded protein: MAVLPHAAPSPRPTWWPHWRRPSLASMRPAWRPRWRLPVPPRRVVLWSVVSSVPMTMVILVGAYLSHNLHTEIAVGRERIEQTHQVIATLNQLFISLQDAETGQRGFVITGDESYLKPYQEAVTALTPTLAHLRELTAESETQSIRIGRLGMLVDDKLAELGRTIVLRRAAGFRVAATDIASNVGKDLMDDVRREVALVGTAERTLLQERQGVAQEREREVIRVGLLIALMSVGTRIGLALLLVKLRQRRAAANLKAALAAVKRMPGT
- a CDS encoding helix-turn-helix domain-containing protein, encoding MTISPADLIAGMAKGMAVLESFDTQRQRLNATLAAERAGLTRAAARRHLLTLAHLGYLETDGSHFWLSSKVLRFSGSYLASARLPRVVQPALDHLTALTSQACSVVVLDGREVVIVARSGHPGPAGRVTAYGLHLGARLPAHATSTGHVLLAALPRDALATWLDGATLSRLTLHTPTRAPALRRALAQARRQDWSLASELHEIGVHALAVPLRDAQGRTVAALNAVAPGAPDDLDRWRERLLPRLVSAARDLRGLL
- a CDS encoding tripartite tricarboxylate transporter substrate binding protein is translated as MQPTSPSRRRFHLAACAACATLSAPSFAQGAWPSRPIRIIVPYTPGGFTDQMARLVQVGLQQRLGQPVVIDNRPGANGLIGVDALAKAAPDGATFGVVIAAYAANTTLYAKLPYDPQKDLTGVSLMGVSPLLAAVNNDAPFKTGRELIDYARANPGKVSFGSSGNGSAAHLTTELWKSLTRTYMTHIPYRGAVPALTDLMGGQIQLFLDAPTGLIAQARAGKVRLIGVAGERRLAAVPDVPTFIEQGFAGFTGSTWAGMLAPAGTPPEIVRRMSEEVAAIIRSDDTRAKLDAMGTFPAGSTPREFDAFIAAETAKWATVIRTAGVKAD
- a CDS encoding aldo/keto reductase encodes the protein MTLPTTRLGRTGLTVSRLALGTMTFGLQTDEAVSHRILDTAADAGIDFLDTADVYPLGGTLETIGRTEEIIGRWLKARGPAARGDFVIATKAVGKVGPRAWDQGASRKHLLDAVDRSLARLQTDHVDLYQLHSDDRETPLDETIEALDVIVKSGRARYVGVSNYLAYRLARALGRSDVLRLTRFVSVQPRYSLLFREIERELLPLAVEEGLGVIPYNPLAGGLLTGKYRSGAAPEAGTRFTLGTAGGMYQSRYWKEREFETVERLQGLADEAGVPLATLAVAWVMANPAITAPLLGASRPEQLAATVAAAHYQLDADLKQKLDDATADFRKGDATR